Proteins found in one Paenibacillus dendritiformis genomic segment:
- a CDS encoding IS4 family transposase — protein sequence MSAEPAPYVKNPEKDFTRKKKLSFETVMQLLISMGGNSLYKELLESQGYDVNTATTSAFVQQRNKILPSALEFLFHEFTQSVTDIKDYRGYRLLAIDGSDLHIATDSADTDTYFQSQPNTKGYNLLHLNAAYDLCNRLYVDALVQPRRLCNEGRALATMVDRSPIKGKTIVIADRGYESYNNFAHLERKGWSYVIRVKDLNSNGILSGLHLPVDGEFDRDIHLTLTKKQTKEVKANPEIYKFVPSTSTFDFLDLHENLFYPISFRVVRFVLPSGAFETVITNLSAADFPPDEIKSMYNRRWGIETSFRALKYTVGLTNFHAKRRESITQEIFARMIMYNFAEMMTSHVVISQMDKRHPYQVNFTVAVHVCRHFLRSRHDEPPPDVEALIRKNILPIRPVRPGQQNTRKIRYKSVVSFVYRVA from the coding sequence ATGTCAGCCGAACCAGCACCTTATGTCAAAAATCCTGAAAAAGACTTTACCCGAAAGAAAAAGCTTTCTTTTGAAACGGTGATGCAACTCCTTATCTCCATGGGAGGGAACAGCCTATATAAGGAACTTTTGGAATCACAAGGCTATGACGTAAACACTGCAACCACTTCTGCTTTTGTCCAACAGCGGAATAAAATTCTGCCGTCTGCTTTGGAATTCTTGTTTCACGAGTTTACGCAATCGGTTACCGATATCAAGGACTACCGAGGATATCGATTACTTGCCATTGACGGTTCGGATTTACATATCGCCACAGACTCTGCGGACACGGACACCTATTTTCAAAGTCAACCGAACACGAAAGGCTATAACCTTCTGCATTTGAACGCTGCCTATGACTTGTGCAACAGACTGTACGTGGATGCCCTTGTTCAGCCACGAAGGTTGTGCAACGAGGGAAGGGCGCTGGCGACCATGGTCGACCGTTCCCCGATCAAGGGAAAAACCATTGTGATTGCCGATAGAGGTTATGAAAGTTACAACAATTTTGCGCATCTTGAACGCAAAGGGTGGAGCTATGTCATCCGGGTAAAGGATTTGAATTCCAATGGTATTCTTTCGGGATTGCATTTGCCCGTTGACGGAGAGTTTGATCGGGACATTCATCTGACACTCACCAAAAAACAAACCAAAGAGGTCAAGGCTAATCCCGAGATTTACAAGTTCGTTCCTTCCACGTCAACCTTTGATTTTTTGGATTTGCATGAGAACTTGTTTTACCCGATTTCCTTTCGGGTTGTTCGTTTCGTCCTGCCGAGTGGCGCTTTTGAGACCGTCATTACGAATCTTTCTGCCGCTGATTTCCCACCCGATGAAATCAAGTCTATGTATAACAGGCGATGGGGCATTGAAACTTCATTCCGGGCATTAAAGTACACCGTCGGTCTGACGAATTTTCACGCAAAGAGACGAGAGTCCATCACCCAAGAGATTTTCGCAAGAATGATCATGTACAATTTCGCTGAAATGATGACCTCGCACGTCGTCATTTCCCAAATGGATAAACGGCACCCATACCAAGTCAACTTCACGGTTGCCGTTCACGTTTGTAGACATTTCCTGCGCTCACGGCACGATGAACCCCCGCCCGATGTTGAAGCACTGATCCGCAAAAACATTTTGCCGATTCGACCCGTTCGCCCAGGGCAGCAGAATACGCGCAAAATACGCTACAAATCAGTTGTTAGCTTCGTCTATAGAGTAGCATAA
- a CDS encoding ABC transporter ATP-binding protein has protein sequence MSRDNRPKAGGHRGPMGGPPMGMPMEKAKDFKGTLKRLVGYLKPRKYQLIAVLVMAILSTVFTILGPKIMGEATTSLFESLMGRTAIDFAFIWNILLKLMGLYVVSALFSYFQQFLMAGVAQNIVYEMRKQVNDKLNRLPLKYFDARTHGEILSRVTNDVDNISSTLQQSLTQLITSIVTLVGVVVMMLTISPLMTLICLLTLPLSFVVTIVIAKRSQKHFKGQQTSLGELNGHVEEMYTGHKIIKAFGHEEKSVAAFDGINEKLYESGFRAQFISGLIMPLMNFIGNIGYVLICVVGGVLVTQRSIQIGDIQAFIQYARQFTQPIAQTANIANIIQSTVASAERVFEVLDEAEEVPEASPAKTIAHPAGQVRFNHVRFGYKEDAVLIDDMNIDVKPGQMVAIVGPTGAGKTTLINLLMRFYEINDGAITIDGVNITAMERGNLRSLFGMVLQDTWLFNGTIRDNIAYGRLGATEEEIVQAAQAAHADHFIRTLPDGYDTVLNEEASNISQGQKQLLTIARAILADPAILILDEATSSVDTRTELYIQKAMQELMKNRTSFVIAHRLSTIRDADLILVMNQGSVIEQGTHEELLQQGGFYADLYNSQFTGRLVDVG, from the coding sequence ATGAGTAGAGATAATCGGCCAAAAGCGGGCGGACACAGGGGCCCGATGGGCGGGCCGCCGATGGGGATGCCCATGGAAAAAGCGAAGGACTTCAAGGGCACGCTGAAGCGGCTCGTCGGCTATTTGAAGCCGCGGAAATATCAGCTGATCGCGGTCCTGGTGATGGCGATACTCAGTACCGTCTTCACGATTCTCGGCCCGAAGATTATGGGGGAGGCCACCACCTCGCTGTTCGAGAGCTTGATGGGAAGAACCGCTATTGATTTTGCTTTTATTTGGAATATTCTGCTTAAATTAATGGGATTGTATGTCGTTAGCGCGCTGTTCAGCTATTTTCAGCAATTTTTGATGGCCGGCGTGGCGCAAAATATTGTGTACGAGATGCGCAAGCAGGTCAATGACAAGCTGAACCGGCTGCCGCTGAAATACTTCGACGCTCGGACGCATGGCGAGATTTTAAGCCGGGTGACCAATGATGTCGATAACATCAGCAGCACGCTGCAGCAGAGCTTGACGCAGTTGATTACCTCGATCGTGACCTTGGTCGGCGTCGTGGTGATGATGCTGACCATCAGCCCGCTGATGACGCTGATCTGCCTGCTGACACTGCCGCTCAGCTTCGTCGTCACGATCGTGATCGCGAAGCGTTCGCAGAAGCACTTCAAGGGGCAGCAGACGTCCCTTGGGGAATTGAACGGCCATGTCGAGGAAATGTATACCGGCCATAAAATCATCAAAGCCTTCGGGCATGAGGAAAAATCGGTGGCCGCGTTCGACGGCATCAATGAAAAGCTGTATGAGTCCGGCTTCCGGGCGCAATTCATCTCCGGATTGATCATGCCGCTCATGAACTTCATCGGCAACATCGGCTATGTGCTCATTTGCGTGGTCGGGGGCGTGCTGGTTACCCAGCGCTCCATCCAGATTGGCGATATTCAGGCGTTCATCCAATATGCGCGGCAGTTCACCCAACCGATTGCGCAGACCGCCAATATTGCCAATATCATTCAATCTACCGTCGCCTCGGCGGAACGGGTATTTGAAGTGCTGGATGAAGCCGAGGAAGTGCCGGAGGCGTCTCCGGCGAAGACGATTGCTCATCCGGCGGGCCAAGTCCGCTTCAATCACGTCCGCTTCGGCTACAAGGAAGATGCGGTGCTGATCGACGATATGAACATCGACGTCAAGCCGGGACAGATGGTCGCCATCGTCGGGCCGACCGGGGCCGGCAAGACGACGCTGATCAACCTGCTGATGCGCTTCTATGAGATTAACGACGGAGCGATCACGATCGACGGCGTCAACATTACCGCCATGGAGCGCGGCAATCTGCGCAGCCTGTTCGGCATGGTGCTGCAGGACACGTGGCTGTTCAACGGCACGATCCGCGACAATATCGCTTACGGACGCTTGGGCGCGACGGAAGAAGAGATCGTGCAGGCGGCCCAAGCCGCGCATGCGGATCACTTCATCCGCACGTTGCCGGATGGATACGATACGGTGCTGAACGAGGAAGCATCGAATATTTCGCAGGGCCAGAAGCAGCTGCTGACGATTGCCCGCGCCATTCTGGCCGATCCGGCGATACTGATTCTGGACGAAGCGACGAGCAGCGTCGATACGCGGACGGAGCTGTACATCCAGAAGGCTATGCAGGAGCTGATGAAGAACCGCACCAGCTTCGTTATTGCCCACCGCTTGTCTACCATTCGGGATGCCGATCTGATTCTCGTCATGAATCAGGGATCCGTGATCGAGCAGGGCACGCATGAGGAACTGCTGCAGCAGGGCGGCTTCTATGCGGATCTGTACAACAGCCAATTTACCGGTCGTCTAGTCGATGTCGGGTAA
- a CDS encoding ABC transporter ATP-binding protein translates to MMKLFRFLKPFRLPVAFVLGLVFFQSLAELYLPTLMSDIVDIGIVSGDTAYIWKMGGWMLLVAAGGTLCAIGGSYLSAKVASGFGRNLRRRLFTHVENFSLQEFDKIGTASLITRTTNDITQVQQVLVMILRMMISAPMMCIGGIIMAVSKDAKLTLVLAVVIPVLALAIFAVAGKGIPLFKAMQKKLDKLNLVLRENLTGIRVIRSFNRINHEKTRFNEANADLTGTALKVNRIMSSMMPIMMITLNFSTIAIIWFGSIRIDNGSMQVGSLMAFIQYAMQIMFSVIMVSIIFVMIPRASASAARINEVLSMEPEIHDPAEPKRASADKRAHIQFDNVTFSYPGAEMPALSNISFETGPGEMTAIIGGTGAGKSTLISLIPRFYDIESGSIRVNGVDVREWKQEELREKIGLVPQKAVLFTGTVADNIRYGKEDATGEEVKHAAEIAQAMEFISHMPEGFDAPIAQGGTNVSGGQKQRLSIARALVRRPEIYIFDDSFSALDFKTDAKLRAALRPETRDAAVLLVAQRVSTVMDADRIIVLDEGKIAGIGTHRELMETCPVYREIVSSQLSEEEIA, encoded by the coding sequence ATGATGAAATTATTCCGCTTCCTGAAGCCGTTCCGGCTTCCGGTGGCCTTCGTGCTGGGGCTGGTTTTCTTCCAGTCGCTGGCCGAGCTGTATCTGCCGACACTGATGTCGGATATCGTCGATATCGGCATTGTTAGCGGAGATACGGCTTATATTTGGAAAATGGGCGGGTGGATGCTCCTGGTCGCCGCAGGCGGCACGTTATGCGCCATCGGGGGCAGCTACTTGTCCGCGAAGGTGGCGTCCGGCTTCGGCCGCAATCTGCGGCGGCGCTTGTTCACCCATGTGGAGAACTTCTCGCTGCAGGAGTTCGACAAGATTGGGACGGCATCCCTGATTACGCGGACGACCAATGATATTACCCAGGTTCAGCAGGTGCTGGTCATGATCCTCCGGATGATGATCAGCGCGCCGATGATGTGTATCGGCGGCATTATTATGGCGGTGTCGAAGGATGCGAAGCTGACGCTCGTGCTGGCGGTCGTCATTCCGGTGCTGGCCTTGGCGATTTTTGCCGTAGCCGGCAAAGGGATTCCGCTCTTCAAGGCGATGCAGAAGAAGCTGGATAAGCTGAACCTTGTCCTGCGCGAAAATCTGACTGGAATCCGGGTCATTCGTTCCTTTAACCGGATCAACCATGAGAAGACACGGTTCAACGAGGCGAATGCCGACTTGACCGGCACGGCCTTGAAGGTGAACCGCATTATGTCGTCGATGATGCCGATCATGATGATCACCCTGAATTTCTCGACGATCGCGATCATCTGGTTCGGAAGCATCCGGATCGACAACGGCAGCATGCAGGTCGGCTCCTTGATGGCCTTTATTCAATATGCAATGCAAATCATGTTCTCTGTCATTATGGTTTCCATTATTTTTGTGATGATTCCAAGAGCATCCGCGTCTGCGGCCCGGATTAACGAAGTGCTCAGCATGGAGCCGGAGATTCACGATCCTGCAGAGCCGAAACGGGCATCGGCCGACAAACGGGCCCATATACAATTCGACAATGTTACCTTCAGTTACCCGGGGGCAGAGATGCCGGCCCTGTCGAATATCTCGTTCGAGACCGGTCCGGGAGAGATGACCGCGATTATAGGCGGAACCGGGGCTGGCAAGTCGACGCTAATCAGCTTGATACCGCGCTTCTATGATATCGAGAGTGGCAGTATCCGGGTGAATGGCGTTGACGTCCGGGAGTGGAAGCAGGAGGAGCTGCGGGAGAAGATCGGACTCGTGCCGCAGAAGGCCGTGCTGTTCACGGGAACGGTGGCGGACAATATCCGCTATGGCAAGGAGGATGCGACCGGCGAAGAGGTGAAGCATGCAGCCGAGATTGCCCAGGCGATGGAATTCATCTCTCATATGCCGGAAGGCTTCGACGCTCCGATCGCACAGGGCGGAACGAACGTATCCGGCGGGCAGAAGCAGCGCCTGTCGATTGCTCGGGCCTTGGTGCGGCGTCCGGAAATATATATCTTCGACGATAGCTTCTCGGCGCTTGATTTCAAGACCGATGCGAAGCTGCGCGCGGCGCTCCGGCCGGAGACCCGGGATGCGGCCGTTCTGCTGGTCGCCCAGCGGGTCAGCACCGTGATGGATGCCGATCGAATCATTGTGCTGGATGAAGGGAAGATCGCGGGAATAGGCACGCATCGCGAATTAATGGAGACGTGTCCGGTGTACCGCGAGATTGTATCCTCCCAGCTGTCAGAGGAGGAGATCGCATGA